The region TTTACAGCTTcagaagctgggggagggaggcctTAGGCATTTAGGAGGAGGGTCTCCTTCCCTGCTCCCTTAGGAGTACTCAGCTGTGAAGTCCCTGGAGGTGATCGTTCGAGCCAACATCACCGTGAAATCCTCCATCAAGAACCTGCTGCTCAGAGACGCCTCCACGGTGGTgagctgcagggctggggaggaggggccggggCTTCTCTTCTCTCCTGACGCTCCCGCCCTCGTTCTGtgaacccctccctccccagatccCAGTGATGGTATACTTGGACCCCGTGGCGGTGGTGGCAGAAGGAGTCCCCTGGTGGGTCATCCTCCTGGCTGTCCTGGCCGGGCTGCTGGTGTTGGCGCTACTGGTGTTGCTCATGTGGAAGgtgaggcttggggagggggaggccggCGGGGGCTGGGCTCCTTGTCAGGCAGGTGGCCTCTCCAGGTGTGGTTCTCTCACCCACACTCCCATTTCTTCAGCAGATCTGCACTGAGCCCTTACCCTGCACGTACCAGGGACCCTGTCGAGCCCTGGAAGGTTCGGAGATAAGGCAGGCGCAGATCTTGTCAGAGGTTTTATAGTctcgtgggggaggggagcctgtGGTCAAGCACAAGGCAGAGGTACTAAGTCAGGAGAGTGCAGGGGGAATTCAAGGGGGGAGAGCTTGAGAGCCgggggcctggagctgggcctTAGCAGGTGGGGTAGCAGGGTCTGGATGTGGGGAGGTGAGTGGGTGGGTCTGCGCCTTTCAAAAGGACCATGGGAGGCAAAGCCATGGAGGCAGGGAAATGTGGGCTGATTTAACTAGAGCATGGCAAGTAAGGCTAGGAAGGAAGCTGTGGCCAAGGAAGCCAACCAGTGTGGAGAACTGCCTCCAGGGAACTGTCTCCAGGACCGAACTCGGAACCTGCACATACCAGGCTCCACGTGGAACCGTGCTCGTACACAGAGTGTAGCCAGAACCACGTTTGCATCTGGGGCTCCACTGAGAGCACATACGAGCACATGTCCGTACAGTCACACCCGTCACCTGCGGTCTTCCCCTGAGCCATATGCTACCATTGCGGAACCATGCACGCCCTTGGGGCTTTATGGGgaactgcccctcccctcctccctgggaccATAGACCAAGCACATGCTCTGGCAAATGCGAGTCATCAGTGGACCAGTCCTCTGGGCGTCCAGACTGTTGGGAACCTTGCCAACTCTTTTTAGGGGAGATTGATGCCTGGGAGAAACTGGCTCCCGGATCTCTGCTCCCTGCTCGCATGGAAGGGGGACCGAGCAGAAATGGGGGCCCCCATCTTTCTCCAGtcttcccatcctcctcctcttctgctcccctcctcccttacATCCCAGTGTGGCTTCTTCCATCGGAGCAGCCAGAGCTTATCTTTTCCCACCGACTATCACCGGGCCCGTCTGGCTGTGCAGCCCTCGGCCATGGAAGCCGGGGGTCCAGGGACTGTGGGGTAattgtgtgtgagcatgtgtgtgtgtaaatgtgtgtgtgcgtgtgtggggatgtgtgtgtgtgagtgtgagataCTCCCAGTAGTCACGGGACCAGGAATGTGCAGGGTGAAGAAATGAGATTGCACGGGGGCCGCGTGAGTTCtaggagctggggtgggagggacttACCAGGGTGAGGTCATGAGGGGGCGTATACACAGCCGGGGGCACGCACCAGGGTTGGGTGGGCTCCTGGGGTGTGAGCATGTGGGAGTACAGGGAGGTGCCGTGCTTGTCCTCTGGGGGCATGAGTGTGCAGACCGTCGTGCAAGGAGGTGCCGTGCAGCCTGAGCATGTAGGAGTCTTGGGCCGTCCTGAGTGTGAGCAGTCCTGAGCGTGAGTGTGCACGGGGCACGTTTCCATCTTGGTGTGGAAGGGCCAGCATGTTCATGACTCAGGGAGGGGCCGGGCCATTTTATTCACAGAGGGGAGGGCCCAGCCCGAGGGGGGTGCTCCCAGCGCACGAGCACACAGGCTTGAAGAGGAATTATTCCGGAGCTTCCACGGGTCTTGGAAGCCATGTTTTCCCTCCGAACTCGTTTGTGTTCCTGGGGATGCTACTGGGCCTCTTAAAAGCTTGGGAGGGCATGGGAACCTTTGGGGTCAGCGGTCCTGATGTTCTACCTTCAAGCCCCTCTTTCAGGTGCCAAGGGAGATGTCCTTGGTCCTGCACTTCAGGCCCCCTCCTGATGTTTCTCTTGCTGTGAATGAGGACCTGGGGACCCAGCATGGATGGTGGCTCTTGTGGGGGCTGCTTGCTGTGCTGGCTGCCGCCCAGCCTGTCTCCTTCCTGCTGCCGTTGGTCCTTTCTGTCCCAGGGACCTTGGAGGCAGGCAGCTGGCTGTGCTGAGCACCTGCCCCAGGGACCTCAGCCCCGCAGGTTCCTCATGTCTGGCCTGGTGTCCTTCCAGATGGGATTCTTCAAGCGAGCGCGGTACCCTGAAGCCGCAGTGCCCCAGTACCACGCAGTGAAGATCCCGCGGGAAGACCGGCAGCAGTTCAAGGAGGAGAAGACGGGCACGATCCTGAGGAACAACTGGGGCAGCCCCCGGCGGGAGGGCCCCGACGCGCACCCCATCCTGGCTGGGGATGGGCAGCCCGAGCTGGGCCCTGATGGCCaccctgtgccaagcactgcCTAGCCTCCTTTGTCCCAGCTGGCCCTGGGGCCcctgccaccccttccccagaGACGGCTCCTGGGGGTGAAGAGGGGGGACCCGGTCGCTGGTGTCCCATCAGGATTTGGCAGGATCTGCTTCCTCAGGGCACAGACCTCTCCCCCCATGAGGACCACCCCCCAAACATCCCCTTAGGATGCTGTTAGGTGAGGGGAAATCAGGGATGGGTCATGGGGGAGGATGAGGAGGGCAGCGATGTTCTGATGCAAAAGTGGGGAAGGGGACCCtaatccttccctctcccattcaCCCTGTATAATGGAACCCCAAGGACCTGTCTCCCCAAAAGTGCCTTAAGctcagagggtggggaggaggttaTGTCGCTGACTCAGGGTCTCTTCCCTCCCTAGCTTCCCCTCTCCTCTGACCTTAGCTGGCTGATCCAATCTAGCAGATTTTGtctattaaaaaatacttgagGACAAAACCTGGCTCCTTTACTGAGTCTGGCCGCCTCCTGCCCAGGGTCtgcaggagagggcagattttcTCTGCACGCACACAGCTCAGGACAAAGGTGGTGATGGGAGGGACTGCTGGGGGCCTGGCACAGACACACGTATCATGACTTGTGTGACCAGGTCCTGGGGCACTTGAGTGTGGTCTCAGAAAGAGGAAAGGGCAGCTGTCCTGGGGTGGTTGGGCAAAAACTGGGAGACCCAATCCAGGAATTTGCAGCTAGGGGTACGGCAGGGTGTaactgctccctccccgcggtcAGGGGAGCAATAGCGCTTTTCCACTGAAGAGGGAAGGGTTGGAGATtccccaggcagaggtggggggggaggggtgggggaggggtggtggggggatgGCTTCTCTCTGCCCAGATCCTCTCAGGAGAAGGCAGACTCAGCAGATGGGTGGGATCATTCCGACTGCAGGCAGGATTTGGGGAAGGCTTACTTCACGGCCTTCCCCATGATGTGCGGCCCAACAGGCAACCACTTGAAGGGAGGGGGCTGTCGTTCCATTTGGAGTTCGGAGAACTGGGCACTTTCCAGATCCTTCCAGGTCTCTCTGGTGAGGCGGCAGCCATCCCCGATGTGTTTCCAGGTGGGCTCTGCAACTTGCTGCCACAGGAAGGCCCAGCTCCCACGCGGCTCAGCCACGTGCTCCCAGAAAAAGAACAATCCTCCCTGGGAGAGAAGAGCGTGTCACTCACCTGCTCCACCCACCGCCTGCCTCTAACCTCACCTCCGTCCCGCCGGCCACGCCTGCCCGAAACCTCTCGGTGAAGAGGGAGGTGCTGGTCTTCAAGTTCGGGGAGCAAACCCGTCCTGCTCCGTGACGCCTCCTGCGCCCCGGCTCCGGCTGCCCGCCCAGAGCGAGTGTGACGAGCCTCCCGTGACTGAGTGGGGACGACTGGTGAGACATTCTCAAAGGGCGGCCAGAAGGACAGCGTAACCGAGGGCAGACAGACGGGCAGGCGGAGAACCAGGAGCAGAGGTCTCACTGGGTACAGAGATGCTTGCCCAGAGCCCCCTCCCGAGAGCCAGACACACGTGTCCTGGACATCTCAGCCAGCATTTCGGGGAAAACTTGCACTGGGCTTCTGATTAAACTGGGGTTCCTCCAGCTCTTTGCTCCTCGCTGTGCCTTCCCTAGGTGATCTCATACACCTCTGTGCTTGGAATTTACCAGCTAAAGCTGGTGACTTCCAAATCTGTATCTCCAGGCTCCCTCTTTTTCTGACTTCCAGATCTGGACTTCCAACTGCCTCTGGGTTCTCTCTGCCTCCATGGCACCTCAGACCTAAAGAGTTCAAAACAGGTTTCTCCTGTCTTGCAAAAGGCATTTCCCTCTACCGTCCCTCCCTCCATCAGCTGCTCATGTCAAAAACCTGGAAACCGTCCTAAActcctttctctccacacccAGTTCCCAATCTTACGGATTCTACTTCCCCTAATATCTCTACCTGGAACATTGTCAGTTGCCccactccctccagcccctgcttAATCCCTCGGATCTCAATGTAAACATCCCATCCTTAGgtgtcctcccctcttccccgaCTTCACTGGGTGGCTCTCTTGTGGGCTTCCACATCCAGCCCTGTTCACCAGCAGATGGGGGTGGACGGGTGTCAGATGCACTAGTTCACGAGATTCCCCGTCCTGGGTGCCCCGGACACTGGGGTGGCCGATGCTACGTTTGCTGCCCCGCACCCACACCCTTCCCACTCTGCTCACCGGCCTCAGCACTCTCTGGACCTCCTGCAGGACCTTCCTCGGGCTCTGCACTGAGCAGAGCACCAAGGTGCAGACCACCACGTCCATGGAGCCATCGGCCAGCTGCTTCATGTCCTCTCCGAAAGCCACCACAAACCGTTCATACTCGAGATGTCTATTCTCGGCCATACTTTTTGTCAGGAACTTCTCAAAGTTGGGGTTCGGGTCCAGGCAGGTGATCCTGCAGCCAGATGGGTAGAACTGGAAGTTGGCACCAGTGCCGCAGCCCAGCTCCAGCAGGGCCACCTTGCCCGAGGCCCCTGCAAGCCCCTTTATCTGGCTGAAGAGCTCCCGCTTCTTGCCCTCCATCTTGCGGTTGGTCTTGGCCGCCAGCACGGCCATCAGGTAGGGGAAATAGCTCTTGCACAGGGGCTCCCAGAAGCCCAGCAGAGCCATGATGTGCAGGGGCAGGGTCAGGAGCAGCACCAGCAGCTGCAGGAGCCGGACCAGGGCGTCCATGGCAGCCCGGCTGGGAGCGGCGCTTCCCTGGTGGCCGGCCTTTCCGCGCTGCCCGGCCGCTGCAGACGCGCGTCTCTTTTTGCCCCGCGGTAGGACTTTGCTCCCTGTCTCCTACTTGGCAGTTTCCTCCTCGCCGGGTGGAGTGGATCTGTGAAATCCCTCCAGAGGGCACAGGTCCCAAGCCCCCACAAGCTCTTCAGCAGATTTTATGGGAGGCGAAGGAACAGGTGGCGCCAGTGTGTCCTGAGTTCGGGGCGTTCTGCCCAGTTGAAGAGGATGGTGTGTGCTGaccatctcagaagggagagaagggggaggggggctaTGTCTCTGATCACAGTTTGCGGGGGCCAAATGCCCAGCAGAGCTGACTCACGCCGGCCCGCCCTGGCCTGATTCGGTCCTCAGGTTCTGCTCGGTTTATGCAAGCTGGAAGTTCTGGTTGGGTGCCACTGGCACACCCCCAGGGCTTTGTAAACGGTAACCTGCCTCTGCCCCAGATACAAGCCAAACACAGAGAAGAATGTGTCTTAAccagggggtaggggtgggagggatgggggtgggaagtgtagggttgtgggggtgggggggttgtcACAGGACTTTTCTGCTGGGCAGCGGCACAGGGGCCACTCGGGCTCCAGCAGCACAGTGCAGGAGACGCCTTCCTGAAATAGTTCATCCCCGCCTGACTCAGGGTTTGTCCCCAGACCTCTTCTCTGAGGCCCCCAGTGGCCAGGATGGTGACGTCAGTGGGTTTGACCGGTAGGACAGAGGCAGTGGACTTTGAGCTCCCGTCCCAATCAGGGACTTTGTTTAAACTCAGTCCTTCCCTAGAGGTCATCAGTGGCCCTGGAAAATGGTCCTTGTGAGATTTTAGATTGTTATAATCCCCCCTCTTGTATAATGCTAATgcataatggtgaaggaaattttacttaaagaaaatcaacaacttggcattcattttattgctgaatagtatcccattttgtggatataccacaaattatatatccattcatctgtgaatGGGCCTTTGGGTTGTGTCCAGTTTTTGTCTATTACAAACAGAGCTGCTACGGACATTTATATACGTGTCTTTGTGTGGACAAATGTTTGCATCACCTGCTTGTGGAAtggatatttattcatttatttaaaatgtgtaactATTCTTTTGTTTTGACTGTGTCATTGaattttgttgtggtggtggttagagacacataacataaaacttaccatcttcaccattttaagtgtacaattcagagATATTAAAAACATTCACACTATTGTGCAGCCACCACCACTATCCATCCCCGTAACTCTTTTTATcttgtaaaatggaaactctgtGAAACAGTAactctccatcctctcctcccaagcccctggcagccaccattatACTTTCCATCTTTGTGATTCTGACTGCTCGAAGTACCTCATTTAAGTGGAATGATGCTGTGTTTATCTTCtcgtgactggcttatttcacttagcataacatcctcaAGCATTGCAGCATATTGaagaatttcttcctttttaaggctgaataatgttttGTTATGTATATACACCACTTTTGCTTActcattcatctatcagtggacacttgggtcgCGTCCATGCTTTAGCTACCGTCAGTAATGCTGCTCTGCACGTGGGTGTACAAATGTCTCTCTGAGACacttctttcaattcttttaaaggGCAtgtacctagaagtggaattgttggatcatatggcttttttttttttttggtattctatttttgatttttctgaggaaccaccgtactgttttccacagcggctgtaccattttatattcctaccaacagtgaacaagaattctgatttctccacatctttgccaacacttgttgtttcctggttttttttttttttttcgatagCAGACATCTTGATGGGTttgaagtgatatttcattgtagttttttaaaatttatttgtttatttattagtgggggaggtaattaggtttgtttgtttatttatttggtggaggtactggggattgaacctacgatgctaagcaggcactcttaccactgagctataccctcccctctcactgtggttttgattagcatttccttAATGcttactgatgttgagcatctagcatcttttcatatgcttattggccattcgtatACCTTCTCTGGAGAAacgtctattcaggtcttttccctagttttgaattgggttgtttgttttttgttttttggttttttttttggttttaggaGTTTTCCATATATTCTGGATAATAAGCTGGTAACATTTATGatttgcctttttactctgtggATAGTGTCATTTGatgcacaaaatttaaaaaatttcacaaaGTCCAATTTGCCTATTTTTTCGTTACCTGTGCTTTCAGTGTCTTccccaagaaatcattgccaaatccaatgtcctgaagattttgtcttgttttttcctaagttttgttgagttaggtcttacatttaggtccttgATCCATTCTGAgctaattttgtgtgtgtgtgtgtgtgtggagttaGGTAagggtctaacttcattcttttgcctgtggatatccaattttcccagcaccattggtTGAAAAGACCGCCCTTTCcacattgaatggtcttggcacccgtgtcaaaaatcatttgaccatacaATTGAGGGTATATTTTGGGGCTCTCTactctattccattggtctatacatctgtctttattccaatattatagtattttttttctttcttttaactgaagtatagttgatttacaatgtgttagtttccagtgtacagcaaagtgattcagttatgcataccTATATATCTAGCTACCTACATATCTATTTCTCTATCTGTCtgcctattctttttcagattcttttccattacaggttatcacaaggtaatgaatatagttctctgtgctatacactaggtccttgctgtttatctatttgatatacagtagtgtgtatatgtaaaccccaaactcctaatttatcctccctccctcccacccccatggagttttgattactgtagctttacggtagattttgaaatcaggaagtgagaGTGTTccattttcagggtttttttttcaagattgtttttgctatttggggtcccttgagatcccatgtgaattttaggtgagtttttctatttctgcaaaaaatatcATTGGGATtttgcattgaatctacagatcacTTTAGGTTGTGTTACTGACATTTGAACTATgtaagtcttctaatccatgaatttgggatgtatttccatttatttatgtctaatTTCTTTTGACAAAGTTTTGTAGTTTCATTGTACAAGTCTTTAACTCCCTGGTTAAAttaattcttaagtattttattctttttgatactgttgtaaatggaattgttttcagaTTGCTCATTgtttgtgtatagaaatgcaactgacttttgtcACTGccactttgctgaatttatttattagttttaagttttttcctggaggaatctttagggttttctacatgtaaaatcagatcatctgcaaacagataattttacttcttcttttccaatgtgGATGTTTTTAAAGCAGGCTTCCTCTTCTTGTTCCTTATCTTCAAGGAGaaggtttctttcttttaccattgagtatgatgcttGTTGTGAGCATTTTATTAGGattgtattaaatatagtttacaGAGAACTgacatagcttttcttttttatttgtgaCATCTTTTTATGCAAGTGTATATTATGTCTTTCCAAGTAGTCACATCTTTTGTCCCCTCAGCAGCATTTCAAAGACATTGAACATGTCTTAGtttatttctagttattttacttttttgattaaTATAAGAGGGAGTCTGTATCCTCTAATTGGTTGCTATTTGCATATGTGTAACATCctttttgatttttgtatatcCATTTTTGTGCCAAGTCATCTTACTGAATTCTCTCATTGTTTATAATAATTGTTTCTATTTAATTCTTTGGATTTTCTGGGCATAAAATCATCTGTGCAAATAAAGAtaatttcacttcttcctttctaatttttatatcttttctttctttcttttgcttactTGCTTTAACTAATACCTTCAGAATAATGTTAAATAGTAGTATGGATACtaaattctttttcttgctcTTGAGATTAATGGGAATACGTCAGTACTTTCCCCAGATTATAACTATTTTCTCTTAGCCTTTCACCCGCCTTTTTATACTTTGCACTATATTGCTGGGACTAGGAGTCTGCAAACTACATTTACTTGGCTTTCGTCCTTGTGAGTTCTGCCAATGGTAAGCATTTGAGGGAGATCAGACTGTGGGAGGCACAGGGCACCTTCCTGCTTCCAGCTGGACAGTGTGGCAGTTGCTGGTAGTGGCGGTTCTGTAGCAGCAGTGAAGGTGGGTGAGTCAAGGCTCCATCAGCCTGACCCAAAGGCTGCAGTTTTTCAGCaattccagctctgccctctTTGGCAGATGGAGAACACGTGACAGTGTTGACGACAGGACAGCAGCGGGGGTTTGTGGGATCCAGCTCAGGGCTGTATGCAGCTGGTGATCTGTATTTCGTTTATGCAGCGGTCAGTTGATGTTCACTTGGGTTGCTACCACTTTTTGGGTAttatgaacagtgctgctatgaattcTAATCTTAgttttatcttctctctctcctaaGTCATCAATCTCTACCTCTTCATGGATCTTTCAGCATACTAATATGCTCTCACATATGTCAGGTTAACAAAAACTCAACTctcggggggagggtacagctcagtggtagagcacatgcttagcgtgcaccaggtcctgggttcagtccccagtacctccattaaaaacaaacaaacaaacaaacctaattacctccccacccccaccaaattGAAATTAACTCACTTAAAAAAACCTTCAACTCTCTCTTGACTCCACATCTCCCTTTGGCTACCAGCTCGTTTTGTAGGTTGACGTCGGAGTCATACTTGCAGACTCTCTACTCATGTTATCTCAGTTTCCTCGCCTCCCATGTACTTTTCCTCTCCCCGCAATCCATTGCTCTAATAAAAACTGTTCTCATCAAGACCATCAGTGATCTCCACATCGCCAGATCTAGTGGCTGTTCCCTGTTCTTGTCTTATTTGACCCCTTAACAGTTTCAGAAATGCTGGCTAATACTTCCCCCTTGGAAGTCCCATCTAGGCTACCCCAGCAACACAATCTTTTTTCCACACCATTCCCCTGGCGTTCCCTCTCAGAatccccaccacccctccctttAAAGGTCTTTCTCATCTACTCAACCCTCTAAATTTTTGTTCCTTTGCATTTAACAATTTTGTCTATGTTTCAAAATCTGCTGTTTTTGCTAGTGAGTTCGCTCCACGATGCCAGGGAGCACATTTTCCTCCTTGTTGCTGTGTCCTTGGGGCCATTTCCAGTTTCTGTCTCAGGGACCAGTCAACATAGCTTTattggatggatgaataaaaagTCCATATCATTGAGGGCCTGATATGCCGACCCAATGGATTTGGATCTTTTCCTACAGGCGATGGGAACCAGTCATATGGTCTGATTGGCTTGTTGGAAACATCTGACAATtgatttaaggaaaaaagactGGAGGCTGGGACACCAGTTGAGTGATAATTTGTCATACTCTGATGACGGGATGGAACACCTATGGAACAATGGTGGTGGGGACAGACAGGAAGAGATTTATCTCAGGTGTTAAGAAGGTAGCACTGATAattacttttttcattaaaaaatttttgttaaaatatgcataacacaAAAGTaaccatttaaaccatttttaagtgtatagttcagtggcattaagttcaTTCccgttgtgcaaccatcaccgtcATCCACCTCCAGAGCTTCGTGCTCTTCCCACCTGAGAGTCTGTACCTATTAAACATTAACTCCCCAGTAGCCTTCGGCAACCACCAAGCGTTTATAATTCTTAGCAGATTACTTTAAGGCTTCTAACTTGGGTCACTGGATTCAATTTATCAgaataagagatttttttttgaaagatggtGAATTTGGTTTTGGCATGCTGGAGGTGATCTGTCCAGTGAACAGTTAAATATAGGAATTTGGAACTTCGAAGAACATTTTAGGCTGGAGATTTGAGACTCATTAGCTTAGAGGTTGGGTTTGGTCCTGAACTCCGAACAAGCAAGCCTTCTTGTCCTCTCTGACTTGGGTGGAAACAGAAAATACCCCAAGCCAAGCACTGGGAGCCCTTTGCCCTGTGCTTTCCCCCCACTGCCATGCAATAAAGCACTAGATCTTGCCATGCATTTCCAAATGCCTTCTAAatagatcttttcttttttttggtggaggtactggggattgaacccaggcctcgtgcatgctaagcacccgctCTGCCATTAGGCTATATCCTCCCCCATCTCATCTTTCTCAGCCCAGCCACCAGTGCTTTAGTTCAGGCCCAGGTCATCTGGTTTCTGGACTCTGAAAAAAGCTTCCTAATGGGTCCCTTTGTTTCTAGTTTTGGCACCTTGAAGTCCATTCTCCACACAGTCCCCAAACATGCTTTACCTAAAACCCAAACATGATCATGCCACACCTTTATTTAAAAATCGGAGTTGTTTCCTCGTTGTCCACAGGATGAAGCCCAAGCTCCTTAGTGTGGCCGACAAGGCCCTGTGTGACTGGCTCCCGGTGGAAACCTCAGCCTCTCCTCCGAGGCTTCCCCCCTTGCTGACTGCGGTCCGCCAGCCCACAGCGTGCGCGGCTCCCTCCTCCCCGGCTGTTTCACGCCAGAGCCTGTGCCAGGCGGGGCCCCTGCACCTCACTTGGCTCACTCCTGGCCTT is a window of Camelus bactrianus isolate YW-2024 breed Bactrian camel chromosome 12, ASM4877302v1, whole genome shotgun sequence DNA encoding:
- the LOC141579364 gene encoding thiol S-methyltransferase TMT1B, whose amino-acid sequence is MDALVRLLQLLVLLLTLPLHIMALLGFWEPLCKSYFPYLMAVLAAKTNRKMEGKKRELFSQIKGLAGASGKVALLELGCGTGANFQFYPSGCRITCLDPNPNFEKFLTKSMAENRHLEYERFVVAFGEDMKQLADGSMDVVVCTLVLCSVQSPRKVLQEVQRVLRPGGLFFFWEHVAEPRGSWAFLWQQVAEPTWKHIGDGCRLTRETWKDLESAQFSELQMERQPPPFKWLPVGPHIMGKAVK